The Terriglobus roseus sequence GAAGCAGCACTGACTGCGGGAACGCCGGAAGAGCTTGCCGGACCACCGGAACCAGTGCAATTTGCCCCGGTCGCTCGCCAGGAGCGCATCAACAGCCTGGATGTTCTGCGCGGTTTTGCGTTGATGGGCATCCTGATCATGAACATCACGGATTTTGCCTACTCCTATACGTCGTACCTCATCCCCTTGGGAACCTGGCTGCCGACCTTTACTGGACCGCACGCCAAAGTGAACACCGCAGTCTGGATGTTGCGCTGGATCCTGGCTGAGGGAAAGATGCGAGCGTTATTCAGCATGCTGTTCGGCGCCGGTGCAGTGCTGCTGACGGACCGAGCAGAGCGTCGCGGCGGCGGGGACCGTGTCGCCGACATCTTCATGCGGCGGAACATGTGGCTGGTGCTGATCGGATTTCTTCACGCCTTCCTTATCTGGAACGGCGACATTCTGTTCTGGTATGGCATCACCGGTCTGCTGTTCCTCTATCCCATGCGCAAGCTGCCGCCAAAGACGCTGCTGAAAGCTGCGGGCTGGCTGCTGCTGGTGTGGATCCTGATTGCAGGCGTGGGCCGCACGATGGGTGCCTATTCCACGGAGAAGGCTGGCCGTGAGGCTGTTGCAGCCGCGCATCAGGGAAAGACACTCACAGAGAAACAACGCGGTGCGATCGTTTCCAAGGTTGAGCAGGATAAACGGTGGCGTCCTCTGCGCATCGACGTGGAGAAGAGCATCGCAGATCATCACGGCTATCTGAAGGCGCAGGGGACCGACGCCAAGTCATCGCTGCAAAGCGAGCAGGCCATCTACTTTGGCTTCCTCGACGTGTTGATCTTCATGATGGTCGGCATGGCGCTGTATAAGAATGGCTTCCTGACGAACCAGCTTCCTGCAAGCGTCTACGTTAAGACGGCGGTCATCGGCTATCTCATCGCGATCCCAATCACGACTGTCGGCGTCATCCAGGCATGGCGTGGCGGTTTTGAAATCGTGTCCTCGACGGCCTGGCTCATGGGTCCTTATGACCTTTGCCGCATCAGCGGAGCGCTGGCAAACGCTTCTGTCGTTCTGCTTATCCTGCGGGCGGGCGCACTCCAGTGGCTCACCAGGCGCATTGCTGCTGTGGGGCAGACGGCGCTGAGCAACTACCTGCTTACCAGCATCACCTGCCAGTTCCTGTTTCTGTGGGGACCGACCCACTGGTACCAATATCTGGAGTACTACAAGCTGTATTACGTGGTCGCGAGCGTCTGGACCCTGAACCTCATCTGGAGTCCCATCTGGCTGCGTTACTTCCAATTCGGACCGGTTGAGTGGCTGTGGCGTTCGCTGACTTATTGGCACCGTCAGCCGATGCGGATCGCGACCGCAGCTTAATCGGCACGTAATGCGTCGGTGGGATTGGCGAGC is a genomic window containing:
- a CDS encoding DUF418 domain-containing protein is translated as MGSTSVSFDEAALTAGTPEELAGPPEPVQFAPVARQERINSLDVLRGFALMGILIMNITDFAYSYTSYLIPLGTWLPTFTGPHAKVNTAVWMLRWILAEGKMRALFSMLFGAGAVLLTDRAERRGGGDRVADIFMRRNMWLVLIGFLHAFLIWNGDILFWYGITGLLFLYPMRKLPPKTLLKAAGWLLLVWILIAGVGRTMGAYSTEKAGREAVAAAHQGKTLTEKQRGAIVSKVEQDKRWRPLRIDVEKSIADHHGYLKAQGTDAKSSLQSEQAIYFGFLDVLIFMMVGMALYKNGFLTNQLPASVYVKTAVIGYLIAIPITTVGVIQAWRGGFEIVSSTAWLMGPYDLCRISGALANASVVLLILRAGALQWLTRRIAAVGQTALSNYLLTSITCQFLFLWGPTHWYQYLEYYKLYYVVASVWTLNLIWSPIWLRYFQFGPVEWLWRSLTYWHRQPMRIATAA